A stretch of the Bacillus anthracis str. Vollum genome encodes the following:
- a CDS encoding DUF2812 domain-containing protein, producing the protein MMWRLKFFLDFEKEEKWLEEMAWKGYQLESNTFGYTFRYTEPEDATIRIDHRVFSRKSEFINYCTLFEDSGWEHIAGNWWSGTHYFKKVNEESEDDIFSDQMSRAGKYKRLSKTFLELAMCSIPILILFMFNDTIHLGALANSKELYFTPGLWDKQGVSFLWSFLFETPFALMRGLAWLFIPAAIVMYLVCSYKANRLYEERR; encoded by the coding sequence GCTTGGAAAGGCTATCAACTAGAAAGCAATACATTTGGTTATACATTTAGATATACAGAACCAGAAGATGCAACGATTAGAATAGATCATAGAGTATTTAGTAGAAAAAGTGAATTTATTAATTACTGCACATTATTTGAAGATAGTGGCTGGGAGCATATAGCCGGTAATTGGTGGTCAGGTACGCACTATTTTAAAAAGGTAAATGAGGAAAGTGAAGATGATATTTTTTCAGATCAAATGTCACGAGCAGGGAAGTATAAACGCCTATCTAAAACATTTTTAGAATTAGCTATGTGCTCTATTCCGATATTAATCCTATTTATGTTTAATGACACGATTCATTTAGGAGCACTTGCAAATTCGAAAGAACTATATTTTACGCCAGGTCTATGGGATAAGCAAGGTGTATCATTTCTATGGTCATTCTTATTTGAAACACCATTTGCATTGATGAGAGGCTTAGCATGGTTATTTATCCCTGCAGCAATTGTTATGTATTTAGTTTGCTCGTATAAAGCAAATCGGTTGTATGAAGAGAGAAGATGA
- a CDS encoding DUF2798 domain-containing protein, giving the protein MKINKKFEPIIFNLFMILGISSIISFVMVSMNVGYTALFLKSWLKTWAIAFVLAFLASKLLPFVVKRIMKIFIFVEKDA; this is encoded by the coding sequence TTGAAAATCAATAAAAAATTTGAACCAATCATTTTTAATCTCTTTATGATTTTAGGTATATCTAGCATTATCTCTTTCGTCATGGTTTCAATGAACGTTGGGTATACAGCTTTATTTCTCAAATCATGGCTGAAAACATGGGCAATTGCTTTCGTGCTTGCATTTTTAGCTTCTAAATTACTACCCTTTGTAGTGAAAAGGATAATGAAAATATTCATATTTGTTGAGAAGGATGCTTAA
- a CDS encoding lipoprotein: MKKIISICALTALSFTLIGCASTSATDKSPQAKQEHKQNAFQLNSANITDIEILQTTNNTTSKSQTDNKEMIQSIVSAVQKGTPKTITLDQKKRKSAHSTITVTYKDDAKEEFLVWVDNKEQITIAKDKKKDKVEGVTVNIKNTKMMKDFFKM, encoded by the coding sequence ATGAAAAAAATTATATCTATATGCGCTCTAACCGCTCTATCTTTCACTTTAATAGGCTGTGCCAGTACCTCAGCTACAGACAAATCTCCACAAGCTAAACAAGAACATAAACAAAATGCCTTTCAATTAAATTCCGCAAATATTACAGATATCGAAATACTTCAGACAACCAATAATACTACCTCTAAATCTCAAACAGACAACAAAGAAATGATACAATCTATCGTTTCAGCAGTTCAAAAAGGCACGCCTAAAACAATTACACTAGATCAAAAAAAGCGAAAATCTGCACATTCTACTATAACCGTTACATATAAAGATGACGCAAAAGAAGAATTTCTTGTGTGGGTTGATAATAAGGAACAAATTACGATTGCTAAAGATAAGAAAAAAGATAAAGTTGAAGGTGTAACGGTGAACATTAAAAATACTAAAATGATGAAAGATTTTTTTAAAATGTAA